The proteins below are encoded in one region of Sebastes fasciatus isolate fSebFas1 chromosome 16, fSebFas1.pri, whole genome shotgun sequence:
- the LOC141752936 gene encoding tripartite motif-containing protein 16-like isoform X1: MAQQVILDRDKLSCSICLDLLKDPVAIPCRHSYCMSCIKDYWGEEHEKKTHSCPQCRQSFTPRPVLVKNTMLAEVVEELKKAGPQAASPDHSSAGPGDVACDFCSGMKVKALKSCLACMASYCEQHLQPHYNVAPLKKHKLVEATLKLQENICSQHDEVMKIFCRTDQKCICYLCSMDDHKGHDTVSAAAERAEKQTELGASRQEIQQRVQDREKDMKVLQQRVEAINLSADEAVRDSEKIFTELIRLIEKRSSEVKQQIRSQQTTQVSRAKELEEKLQQEITELRRKDTELETLSHTEDHLHFLNNYPSLSRLSESKDVPSIDICPLRSFEDVTAAVSEARDKLQAVLSEEWGKISLAVTGVDVLPPQAEPRTRAEFMKYSCQITLDPNTVNNRLSLSDRDRKATLMKGDQLYLDHQDKFRERWQVLSREGLTGRCYWEVKRSGIVRIAVAYKDIRRTGTREECGFGYNDKSWSLECYSSSYKFSHNNISTSVSGPQSSRIGVYLDHRAGTLSYYSVSETMTLLHRVQTTFTQPLYAGFWIPYNVGDTAELCELK, from the coding sequence ATGGCGCAGCAAGTGATTCTGGATCGAGACAAACTGAGCTGttcaatctgtctggatcttCTAAAGGATCCGGTGGCTATTCCCTGTaggcacagctactgcatgagctGTATTAAAGACTACTGGGGTGAGGAGCATGAGAAGaagacacacagctgccctcagtgcaggcagagcttcacaccgaggcctgtcctggtgAAAAATACCATGTTAGCAGAGgttgtggaggaactgaagaaagcAGGACCTCAAGCTGCTTCACCTGATCATTCCTCTGCTGGACCTGGAGACGTGGCCTGTGATTTCTGCTCTGGGATGAAGGTGAAAGccctcaagtcctgtctggcgtgtatggcctcttactgtgagcagcacctccagcctcactacAATGTagctccattaaagaaacacaagctggttgaggccactttaaagctccaggagaacatctgctctcagcatgacgaggtgatgaagattttctgccgCACTGATCAGAAGTGCATCTGCTATCTCTGCTCCATGGATGATCATAAAGGTCATGACACAGTCTccgctgcagcagagagggctGAGAAGCAGACGGAGCTCGGGGCGAGTCGGCAAGAAATCCAACAGAgagtccaggacagagagaaagacatgaaggtgcttcagcagagggtggaggctatcaatctttctgctgatgaagctgtgagagacagtgagaagatcttcactgagctgatccgtctcattgagaaaagaagctccgaagtgaagcagcagatcagatcccagcagacaaCTCAAGTGAGTCGAGCTAAAGAGcttgaggagaagctgcagcaggagatcactgagctgcggaggaaagacactgagctggagacgctctcacacacagaggatcacctcCATTTCCTAAACAACTACCCCTCGCTGTCACGTCTGAGCGAATCTAAAGACGTTCCCAGCATTGATATCTGTCCTCTGCGCTCCTTTGAGGATGTGACAGCGGCGGTGTCAGAGGCCAGAGATAAACTGCAGGCTGTTCTGAGTGAGGAGTGGGGAAAGATCTCTCTGGCAGTGACTGGAGTGGATGTTTTACCGCCTCAAGCAGAGCCCAGAACCAGAGCTGAGTTTATGAAATATTCTtgtcaaatcacactggatccaaatacagtaaacaaccgtttgtcattgagtgacagggacagaaaagcaacattaatgaaAGGAGATCAGTTATATTTGGATCACCAAGACAAATTTAGAGAAAGGtggcaggtcctgagtagagagggtCTGACTGGACGCTGTTATTGGGAGGTGAAACGGAGCGGGATCGTTCGTATAGCAGTTGCATACAAAGATATTAGAAGAACAGGCACAAGAGAAGAATGTGGATTTGGAtataatgacaaatcttggtcaTTAGAATGTTACAGTAGTAGTTATAAATTCAGTCACAACAATATTTCTACTTCCGTCTCAGGCCCTCAGTCCTCCAGAATAGGAGTTTACCTGGATCACAGAGCAGGTACTCTGTCttactacagcgtctctgaaaccatgactctcctccacagagtccagaccacgttcactcagcctctctatgctggatttTGGATTCCATATAATGTTGGAGACACTGCTGAGCTGTGTGAGCTCAAGTAG
- the LOC141752936 gene encoding E3 ubiquitin/ISG15 ligase TRIM25-like isoform X2, whose amino-acid sequence MAQQVILDRDKLSCSICLDLLKDPVAIPCRHSYCMSCIKDYWGEEHEKKTHSCPQCRQSFTPRPVLVKNTMLAEVVEELKKAGPQAASPDHSSAGPGDVACDFCSGMKVKALKSCLACMASYCEQHLQPHYNVAPLKKHKLVEATLKLQENICSQHDEVMKIFCRTDQKCICYLCSMDDHKGHDTVSAAAERAEKQTELGASRQEIQQRVQDREKDMKVLQQRVEAINLSADEAVRDSEKIFTELIRLIEKRSSEVKQQIRSQQTTQVSRAKELEEKLQQEITELRRKDTELETLSHTEDHLHFLNNYPSLSRLSESKDVPSIDICPLRSFEDVTAARRCQRSEINCRLF is encoded by the coding sequence ATGGCGCAGCAAGTGATTCTGGATCGAGACAAACTGAGCTGttcaatctgtctggatcttCTAAAGGATCCGGTGGCTATTCCCTGTaggcacagctactgcatgagctGTATTAAAGACTACTGGGGTGAGGAGCATGAGAAGaagacacacagctgccctcagtgcaggcagagcttcacaccgaggcctgtcctggtgAAAAATACCATGTTAGCAGAGgttgtggaggaactgaagaaagcAGGACCTCAAGCTGCTTCACCTGATCATTCCTCTGCTGGACCTGGAGACGTGGCCTGTGATTTCTGCTCTGGGATGAAGGTGAAAGccctcaagtcctgtctggcgtgtatggcctcttactgtgagcagcacctccagcctcactacAATGTagctccattaaagaaacacaagctggttgaggccactttaaagctccaggagaacatctgctctcagcatgacgaggtgatgaagattttctgccgCACTGATCAGAAGTGCATCTGCTATCTCTGCTCCATGGATGATCATAAAGGTCATGACACAGTCTccgctgcagcagagagggctGAGAAGCAGACGGAGCTCGGGGCGAGTCGGCAAGAAATCCAACAGAgagtccaggacagagagaaagacatgaaggtgcttcagcagagggtggaggctatcaatctttctgctgatgaagctgtgagagacagtgagaagatcttcactgagctgatccgtctcattgagaaaagaagctccgaagtgaagcagcagatcagatcccagcagacaaCTCAAGTGAGTCGAGCTAAAGAGcttgaggagaagctgcagcaggagatcactgagctgcggaggaaagacactgagctggagacgctctcacacacagaggatcacctcCATTTCCTAAACAACTACCCCTCGCTGTCACGTCTGAGCGAATCTAAAGACGTTCCCAGCATTGATATCTGTCCTCTGCGCTCCTTTGAGGATGTGACAGCGGCG